The Callithrix jacchus isolate 240 chromosome X, calJac240_pri, whole genome shotgun sequence genome contains a region encoding:
- the MAGEB1 gene encoding melanoma-associated antigen B1 has product MPRGQKSKLRAREKRRKAREETQGLKAAQATAAEKEECPSSSPDLGDTSTSSPAAGIPQEPQGVLPTTTAAAAMSCTKSDEGAKSQSEENAGFSQTSTSTGSAIKDPITGEAGLLMHFLLDKYKRKQPITKAIMLKFVDEKYKGHFPEILKRASDRLELVFGLDLKENNPRRHTYTLTSKLNFTNDGNLSGDWEFPRNGLLMPLLGVIFLSGNSATEEEVWKFMNTLGAYDGEEHIIYGEPRKFITQDLVQEKYVEYKQVPNSDPPCYQFLWGTRAYAETTKMKVLEFLAKVNGTTPRALPHYFEEALRDEEERARILSSVAARRRAIVRTRARLSRLSHRM; this is encoded by the coding sequence ATGCCTCGGGGTCAAAAGAGTAAGCTCCGTGCTCGTGAGAAACGCCGCAAGGCACGAGAGGAGACCCAGGGTCTCAAGGCCGCTCAGGCcactgcagcagagaaagaggagtgcccctcctcctctcctgatTTAGGGGATACTTCCACTAGCTCCCCTGCTGCTGGCATTCCCCAGGAGCCTCAGGGAGTCCTACCCACCACCACTGCTGCTGCAGCTATGTCATGCACCAAATCTGATGAAGGTGCCAAGAGCCAAAGTGAGGAAAATGCAGGTTTCTCCCAGACCTCAACATCCACTGGGAGTGCAATCAAAGATCCTATAACCGGAGAGGCAGGACTGCTGATGCATTTCCTGCTAGATAAGTATAAAAGGAAGCAGCCCATTACGAAGGCAATCATGCTGAAGTTTGTTGATGAAAAGTACAAGGGTCACTTCCCTGAGATCCTCAAGAGAGCCTCTGACCGCTTGGAGCTGGTCTTTGGCCTTGATTTGAAGGAAAACAACCCCCGTCGCCACACCTACACCCTCACCAGCAAGCTAAACTTCACCAATGATGGAAACCTGAGTGGTGATTGGGAATTTCCCAGGAACGGGCTTCTGATGCCTCTCCTGGGTGTGATCTTCTTAAGTGGCAACTCTGCCACTGAGGAAGAGGTCTGGAAATTCATGAATACATTGGGAGCCTATGATGGAGAGGAGCACATAATCTATGGGGAACCCCGGAAGTTCATCACCCAAGATCTGGTGCAGGAAAAATATGTGGAGTACAAGCAGGTGCCCAACAGTGATCCCCCATGCTATCAATTCCTGTGGGGTACAAGAGCCTATGCTGAAACCACCAAGATGAAAGTTCTCGAGTTTTTGGCCAAGGTGAATGGTACCACCCCCCGTGCCTTACCACACTATTTTGAAGAGGCTTTGAGAGATGAGGAAGAGAGAGCCCGCATTCTATCCAGTGTTGCAGCCAGGCGTCGCGCTATTGTGCGTACTAGAGCCAGATTGAGCAGGCTCTCCCACCGCATGTGA